A stretch of DNA from Spirosoma endbachense:
TGAAACTGTATCGTAGGGATGAACGGTTAGGGCATCACAGCCGCCCAGAACGGCCGCCATTGTTTCGGTTGTTGCCCGTAATAAATTGGCGTAAGGAGTAACGGCTGCGTCGTAGAACGTTGAGGTTTGGCAGTGAATAAACAACGATGACTGAACTGACTCATAGGCTGTAAGAAATCGGACCAGCAGGACGCGCAGGGCACGAAGCTTGGCGATCTCCATGAAATAATGGGTGCCAACCGATACAGACAGCAGCGTTTTGGCAACGAGCTGTTCAATCGTCAAGCCCAGATTGGTCAGATGGTCGTACTGGTCGGCGAGTGATGCCAGCAGAAAGGCCAGTTCCTGCGTTGCGGTCGCCCCGGCATTGTGGAATAAATGGCTACTGGCGCAGATCGTACGGAACTGAGGAGAGTCGGAAGTGGCTTTCGTGACATCAGCTACAGTCTGATAATCAGCACCAATGGGTTGTCCGGATTGTAGCCATCGTGCCATCGGATCAGTGAGTAAGCCGCCCCGCAGTTGATAAGGGGCAACGGTTTTCAATGATTCAACGAATGCCGTCGGGTGGTTGGTTTTGAAAAAAACAGGGGTGTCACTTAATTTTATCCCGTTCAGTAGCCAGGATAAATCAATATCGGCCGAGGAGGGCAGGTTAAGAATAAGCGCATCGGCCCCTCGATTGATCGAATCACGTAAAATTATACCGTCAGTTCGTTCGTTGGTGATTTGTCGCTCCGGCACATTGAGCCAGCCAGGAACTTGCTTTTGTGCCGCCTGTATCGTTTCGAGGGGCAGGCCATTCAGGTCATCGGCTGTGTAATAGGGGTCAACAACAAAACCCTCGTCAGTAGGCCAACGGAGGCTCTCATACGGAGAATTGCCAGTACTTGTGCTCTTCAGTTCTTTCTGAACCTGCATCAGCCAGGCAGACTTGTCGGCGTCCGGAAAGAGGTCACTCAAAAGTGGCTCCATTGAATAATTATAAAGTGCGTAAGTAAAAGTAGTATTTTCTCTTTTTGGGGACAAAAACGCTTTCTTATCCCCGTAGGTAACGAGTCTGTTGCATTATTCAAAGGGATTACCGTAAGTCATTGACGTTCCGTCTGAAACAATTAATTTTAGCTTAATGAATGATGGGGTAGGCGTAGTGGTTCAAAAAAAACGCCATCCGGCCCGGTAGTTTCGGTCAGATTATTCCCTACATTTGTCTCCCTTTTTTTGCGACACCAACGTAACAGAAATGTACTCCCGTGAATGTAACTACCCAGACAACCATGCAGCGTGAAGTGATGACGGTATGGAATCGCTGTCTGAGCGTTATTCGGGAGATTGTACCCGAACAAAGCTTCAATACATGGTTTGAGCCAATTGTGCCCCTTCGGCTCAGTGGTAATGTACTGACGATTCAGGTCCCGAGTGAATTTTTTTACGAATGGCTTGAAGAAAACTTCGTTCATGCCCTGCGTAAAGCGCTGGATACGGCCATTGGGCGCGATGGGCAGCTGGAGTATTCAATCATCGTTGACAAAGGCAATGAGCAAAATCGCCCGCTGACGGTTAATGTGCCAACGACAAAATCTCCCCAGACATCCAAACCCGATAACGTCAATCCCGACATTTTAAAAAGCCCGTTCCAGCTTAAAGACCTCGATTCGCTCACGCTTGACTCGTATCTGAATCCCACCTACACCTTCGACAATTATGTGGAAGGAGACTGTAATCGATTGGCGCGGCAGGCTGGCTATGCCGTGGCCGAACGTCCGGGCATTACGTCGTTCAACCCGCTCATGATTCACGGGGGAGTAGGGCTTGGCAAAACGCATCTGGTTCAGGCAATTGGGAACTACATCAAGAATAACAATCAGAATAAGTTTGTTCTTTATGTAACGTCGGAGAAGTTCACCAACCAGTTTCTGAACGCTATCCGTAGCGATGGTATACGCGATTTTACGGCGTTCTATATGCAGGTGGATGTGCTCGTTATTGACGACGTTCAGTTTTTACAGAAAAAAGAGAAGACGCAGGAAATTTTCTTCCATATCTTCAATCATCTCCATCAGTCTGGTAAACAGATTATTATGACGTCCGACCGTGCTCCGCGGGCATTAGATGGATTGGAAGATCGGCTACTGTCGCGGTTTAAATGGGGGCTTTCGGCCGATTTACAGACGCCCGATCTGGAAACGCGCATTGCCATTATTCAGAAAAAACTTCAGGCTGAAGGTATTTATATCGAAGATACCGTGATCGAGTATCTGGCTCATAGCGTGAATACTAACGTCCGTGAATTAGAGGGTGTTATTGTTTCACTGATGGCGCAGGCATCGCTGAACCGACGCGAAATCGACCTGGAATTAGCCAAACATACGCTTCGAAACATCGTCGTAGATTCGGAACGTGAAGTCACGATCGATTCGGTTCAGGAGACTGTTGCTGGTTTTTTTAACGTAACAATCGCCGATCTAAAGGCAAAGAGCCGCAAACGTGAACTGGTTTATCCGCGTCAGGTGGCTATGTATCTGGCTAAAGAAAAAACGGATCTATCACTCAAATCGATTGGCTATCATTTCGGTGGGAGAGACCATAGCACCGTTATTCACGCCATTCAGACAATCAGCGATCAGGTGTCTAAAAATGCCGAAACCCGTGCTTCGATCGAAAAATTAAAGGCACTTTTTAAATAGGCTTCGAGAAGTCTATAGCAGGTAGTATAATCGATGAGCCAACTCTCTTCCAGGCAACCTGCTGATCCTATAATGCCAACGTTTGTGTCTCGGCAGCAACTGGATATAGCTGCCTGGGATGCCTGTGTGCTGGAATCACCGCAACGAATCGTCTATGGCTATTCGTGGTATCTGGATGCCGTGTTGCCAGCCCCCGACTGGTGCTGGATGGGGTTAGTCGTGTACGATGAGCGAGGAAAGTATCGGGCTGTAATGCCTGTGCCACTTCGCCGGAAGCAGGTTTTCGGAATACGGCACCAGTGGGTCGTTCATCAGCCGTTTTTCTGTCAGTTCCTATCCGTTTTCAGCCTTGATACAACCATTGACCCTACACTTTTTTTGTTGGTGGTTCAGCAGCGGTTTCGCTATGGGTCTTCATTAAGCCTGAATGTATCGAAACCACTTTCCTCTGAGGTACGAACGCTTACGACGCATGTACTTGACTTGTCGGTCGGTTACGATACCGTGTTTAGTCAGTATTCGTCTGATCGCCGATTGAATCTCCGTCGGGCCGAAGCCGCCAACTGGACTGTTAGTGACTCCTCCGATTTGAATCCGCTTCTAGACCTGTTTCGCCTGAACCATGCTGATGCCATTCGGGGTGGTGTAGCCGATTGGGCCTATACGATCTTTGCTGGTCTTGGTGATGAGTTATTTAGGCGAGGGTTCGGCATTTTGCGGTATGCTACGCGAGATGGACGCGTTGAAGCGGGAGCCCTATTCGTGCGGGAAGGCAACCGAATTATTTACCTGTTTAATGCGGCATCGGAGACCGGACGA
This window harbors:
- a CDS encoding GNAT family N-acetyltransferase, with the translated sequence MSQLSSRQPADPIMPTFVSRQQLDIAAWDACVLESPQRIVYGYSWYLDAVLPAPDWCWMGLVVYDERGKYRAVMPVPLRRKQVFGIRHQWVVHQPFFCQFLSVFSLDTTIDPTLFLLVVQQRFRYGSSLSLNVSKPLSSEVRTLTTHVLDLSVGYDTVFSQYSSDRRLNLRRAEAANWTVSDSSDLNPLLDLFRLNHADAIRGGVADWAYTIFAGLGDELFRRGFGILRYATRDGRVEAGALFVREGNRIIYLFNAASETGRKKNARTLLIDQVIRDYAGQKFVFDFESPEKPSIAGFYESFGSAREPFYSFRWNRLTAFERVLIRLSRLVTSKKGNTDA
- the dnaA gene encoding chromosomal replication initiator protein DnaA, translating into MQREVMTVWNRCLSVIREIVPEQSFNTWFEPIVPLRLSGNVLTIQVPSEFFYEWLEENFVHALRKALDTAIGRDGQLEYSIIVDKGNEQNRPLTVNVPTTKSPQTSKPDNVNPDILKSPFQLKDLDSLTLDSYLNPTYTFDNYVEGDCNRLARQAGYAVAERPGITSFNPLMIHGGVGLGKTHLVQAIGNYIKNNNQNKFVLYVTSEKFTNQFLNAIRSDGIRDFTAFYMQVDVLVIDDVQFLQKKEKTQEIFFHIFNHLHQSGKQIIMTSDRAPRALDGLEDRLLSRFKWGLSADLQTPDLETRIAIIQKKLQAEGIYIEDTVIEYLAHSVNTNVRELEGVIVSLMAQASLNRREIDLELAKHTLRNIVVDSEREVTIDSVQETVAGFFNVTIADLKAKSRKRELVYPRQVAMYLAKEKTDLSLKSIGYHFGGRDHSTVIHAIQTISDQVSKNAETRASIEKLKALFK
- a CDS encoding methylmalonyl-CoA mutase family protein, producing the protein MEPLLSDLFPDADKSAWLMQVQKELKSTSTGNSPYESLRWPTDEGFVVDPYYTADDLNGLPLETIQAAQKQVPGWLNVPERQITNERTDGIILRDSINRGADALILNLPSSADIDLSWLLNGIKLSDTPVFFKTNHPTAFVESLKTVAPYQLRGGLLTDPMARWLQSGQPIGADYQTVADVTKATSDSPQFRTICASSHLFHNAGATATQELAFLLASLADQYDHLTNLGLTIEQLVAKTLLSVSVGTHYFMEIAKLRALRVLLVRFLTAYESVQSSLFIHCQTSTFYDAAVTPYANLLRATTETMAAVLGGCDALTVHPYDTVSGIASDHEFADRIARNISILLKEESYLNKVADPAAGSYYLENLTQQLVESAWALFLEVEKRGGFERAFADGFIPGEIEQAYQAKVDAIRAGKVLVGVTKFRSDETTNQLNQSSETSASLLPDRRLAAEFE